From a region of the Arachis ipaensis cultivar K30076 chromosome B09, Araip1.1, whole genome shotgun sequence genome:
- the LOC107617527 gene encoding early nodulin-like protein 3 — translation MSFFPIFLFFLLPSLFKPSHSTAIVVDGTSQWKNPSVHIGDSIVFKPIQHFNLYIFKNQEAFNNCNFTQATLLTSSYTWHPSRPGFFYFAFNNGSLKSCEESQKLAIKVVNSATSQAPTMAPEQEHSPTAAPSPSSGGEVVSSSPAYPWPFRPHQAASPSPSANSPVTIPLVPDKGGGMPFINSNPAVPLPTGEVDSATIRPLPTSSTQPQVMIGSFGFHIIIAVHTMALLLLM, via the exons ATGTCCTTCTTTCCcattttcctcttctttcttctacCCTCACTGTTCAAGCCTTCTCACTCAACCGCAATTGTAGTGGATGGAACTTCACAGTGGAAGAATCCCAGTGTTCACATTGGTGATTCCATTG TTTTCAAGCCCATACAACACTTTAATCTCTACATTTTCAAGAACCAAGAAGCCTTCAACAACTGCAACTTCACTCAGGCCACTCTTCTCACCTCCTCCTACACG TGGCATCCATCTCGCCCTGGTTTCTTCTACTTCGCCTTCAACAATGGCTCCCTCAAATCATGTGAAGAATCTCAAAAACTAGCCATAAAGGTGGTGAATTCAGCAACATCACAGGCTCCAACAATGGCTCCAGAACAAGAACATTCTCCAACGGCAGCTCCATCACCATCTTCAGGTGGAGAAGTAGTGTCATCTTCCCCAGCATATCCATGGCCTTTCCGTCCCCACCAAGCAGCTTCACCATCACCATCAGCAAATTCACCAGTGACAATTCCATTAGTCCCCGACAAAGGTGGTGGCATGCCATTCATAAACAGCAACCCTGCAGTTCCTCTTCCCACTGGTGAAGTTGATTCTGCAACCATTCGCCCCTTACCTACCTCTTCCACTCAACCACAG
- the LOC107617525 gene encoding G-box-binding factor 4 isoform X1, producing MASSKLMPTTNSRNPDPPLPLQRQPSSSPKPQQFTTTNFIPMPEDATLLDAQISLFEAPSPAPASAKTVDDLWREIVAGERRECKEEATEEMMTLEDFLAKAGAVDDVTDVVPIDEEVKMPMALTDRLGSGGGMFAFDPLPTTPFQGMENMEGSVIGFGNGVEVVEGGVGGGGGGGRGKRGRPVLEQQLDKAAQQRQRRMIKNRESAARSRERKQAYQVELESLAVKLEEENDKLMKEKAEKKKERYKQLMEKVIPVVEKRRPPRFLRRVRSLQW from the exons ATGGCGTCGTCGAAGCTGATGCCGACCACAAATTCTAGAAACCCCGATCCTCCACTACCTCTCCAACGACAACCatcctcttccccaaaaccccaaCAATTCACAACCACCAACTTCATCCCAATGCCCGAAGATGCCACCCTCCTCGATGCTCAAATTTCCCTCTTCGAAGCCCCTTCCCCTGCCCCTGCCTCAGCCAAAACCGTCGACGACTTGTGGCGGGAGATCGTCGCCGGAGAACGGCGCGAGTGCAAGGAGGAAGCTACCGAAGAGATGATGACGCTCGAGGACTTCCTTGCCAAGGCTGGCGCCGTTGACGACGTCACCGACGTTGTCCCCATCGACGAGGAGGTGAAGATGCCGATGGCGCTGACGGATAGGCTGGGCAGCGGTGGCGGCATGTTCGCGTTTGATCCACTGCCGACGACGCCGTTTCAAGGGATGGAGAACATGGAAGGGTCGGTGATAGGGTTCGGGAATGGGGTGGAAGTGGTTGAAGGTGGCGTTGGCGGAGGAGGGGGAGGAGGGAGAGGGAAGAGGGGGCGCCCCGTTTTGGAGCAGCAGCTCGATAAGGCTGCTCAGCAGAGGCAGCGGAGAATGATCAAGAACAGAGAATCTGCTGCTAGGTCTAGAGAACGAAAGCAA GCTTATCAAGTTGAGCTGGAATCATTGGCGGTGAAGCTAGAGGAGGAAAATGACAAGCTAATGAAGGAAAAG GCcgagaagaaaaaggaaaggtaCAAACAG CTTATGGAAAAAGTAATTCCTGTTGTGGAGAAGCGAAGGCCACCACGATTTCTACGTCGTGTTCGCTCCTTGCAATGGTAG
- the LOC107617525 gene encoding G-box-binding factor 4 isoform X2: MASSKLMPTTNSRNPDPPLPLQRQPSSSPKPQQFTTTNFIPMPEDATLLDAQISLFEAPSPAPASAKTVDDLWREIVAGERRECKEEATEEMMTLEDFLAKAGAVDDVTDVVPIDEEVKMPMALTDRLGSGGGMFAFDPLPTTPFQGMENMEGSVIGFGNGVEVVEGGVGGGGGGGRGKRGRPVLEQQLDKAAQQRQRRMIKNRESAARSRERKQAYQVELESLAVKLEEENDKLMKEKLMEKVIPVVEKRRPPRFLRRVRSLQW, translated from the exons ATGGCGTCGTCGAAGCTGATGCCGACCACAAATTCTAGAAACCCCGATCCTCCACTACCTCTCCAACGACAACCatcctcttccccaaaaccccaaCAATTCACAACCACCAACTTCATCCCAATGCCCGAAGATGCCACCCTCCTCGATGCTCAAATTTCCCTCTTCGAAGCCCCTTCCCCTGCCCCTGCCTCAGCCAAAACCGTCGACGACTTGTGGCGGGAGATCGTCGCCGGAGAACGGCGCGAGTGCAAGGAGGAAGCTACCGAAGAGATGATGACGCTCGAGGACTTCCTTGCCAAGGCTGGCGCCGTTGACGACGTCACCGACGTTGTCCCCATCGACGAGGAGGTGAAGATGCCGATGGCGCTGACGGATAGGCTGGGCAGCGGTGGCGGCATGTTCGCGTTTGATCCACTGCCGACGACGCCGTTTCAAGGGATGGAGAACATGGAAGGGTCGGTGATAGGGTTCGGGAATGGGGTGGAAGTGGTTGAAGGTGGCGTTGGCGGAGGAGGGGGAGGAGGGAGAGGGAAGAGGGGGCGCCCCGTTTTGGAGCAGCAGCTCGATAAGGCTGCTCAGCAGAGGCAGCGGAGAATGATCAAGAACAGAGAATCTGCTGCTAGGTCTAGAGAACGAAAGCAA GCTTATCAAGTTGAGCTGGAATCATTGGCGGTGAAGCTAGAGGAGGAAAATGACAAGCTAATGAAGGAAAAG CTTATGGAAAAAGTAATTCCTGTTGTGGAGAAGCGAAGGCCACCACGATTTCTACGTCGTGTTCGCTCCTTGCAATGGTAG
- the LOC107617525 gene encoding G-box-binding factor 4 isoform X3, with protein sequence MASSKLMPTTNSRNPDPPLPLQRQPSSSPKPQQFTTTNFIPMPEDATLLDAQISLFEAPSPAPASAKTVDDLWREIVAGERRECKEEATEEMMTLEDFLAKAGAVDDVTDVVPIDEEVKMPMALTDRLGSGGGMFAFDPLPTTPFQGMENMEGSVIGFGNGVEVVEGGVGGGGGGGRGKRGRPVLEQQLDKAAQQRQRRMIKNRESAARSRERKLIKLSWNHWR encoded by the exons ATGGCGTCGTCGAAGCTGATGCCGACCACAAATTCTAGAAACCCCGATCCTCCACTACCTCTCCAACGACAACCatcctcttccccaaaaccccaaCAATTCACAACCACCAACTTCATCCCAATGCCCGAAGATGCCACCCTCCTCGATGCTCAAATTTCCCTCTTCGAAGCCCCTTCCCCTGCCCCTGCCTCAGCCAAAACCGTCGACGACTTGTGGCGGGAGATCGTCGCCGGAGAACGGCGCGAGTGCAAGGAGGAAGCTACCGAAGAGATGATGACGCTCGAGGACTTCCTTGCCAAGGCTGGCGCCGTTGACGACGTCACCGACGTTGTCCCCATCGACGAGGAGGTGAAGATGCCGATGGCGCTGACGGATAGGCTGGGCAGCGGTGGCGGCATGTTCGCGTTTGATCCACTGCCGACGACGCCGTTTCAAGGGATGGAGAACATGGAAGGGTCGGTGATAGGGTTCGGGAATGGGGTGGAAGTGGTTGAAGGTGGCGTTGGCGGAGGAGGGGGAGGAGGGAGAGGGAAGAGGGGGCGCCCCGTTTTGGAGCAGCAGCTCGATAAGGCTGCTCAGCAGAGGCAGCGGAGAATGATCAAGAACAGAGAATCTGCTGCTAGGTCTAGAGAACGAAA GCTTATCAAGTTGAGCTGGAATCATTGGCGGTGA
- the LOC107616297 gene encoding UPF0496 protein At1g20180-like isoform X2 has protein sequence MEASQGTKKSRGDDQMNINFHEEYLRALRTKSYADCFNKAQLLATQSSINYSHKTFLEFLLEPDQETIPSLVDSATISMTLELRNLMLSYFDISAEASHICTSLLKSINQIHYNHEFIQRALDSNKNNCKSSQKFELIVFELNSFMSSSNPFSNHNFKLINDKYSSVLRHLRSMRTKIGRKQRILKYLKRLFGICVTATCGIVAIMAMVIASHTPLTSLFMGIAILNTQLKHLKKKLRRCSRISSKSDSLGKVYDQLDIAAKGTYILTRDFDTMSRLVTRIHDEIEHNRTMVQFCLDRKEDKFSVQIVKELEKNDVGFRKQVKELEEHVYLCLVTINKARALVIKEMKK, from the exons ATGGAAGCCAGCCAAGGTA CGAAGAAAAGTAGAGGTGATGATCAAATGAACATCAACTTTCATGAGGAGTACTTAAGAGCACTTAGGACAAAATCATATGCTGATTGCTTCAACAAAGCTCAATTACTTGCAACACAATCTTCCATAAATTATAGCCACAAAACCTTCTTAGAATTCCTCCTTGAACCTGATCAAGAAACTATCCCATCCCTTGTTGACTCAGCAACAATTTCAATGACTCTAGAACTCAGAAACCTTATGCTAAGCTACTTTGACATTAGTGCCGAGGCATCACACATTTGCACCAGTCTTCTCAAAAGCATCAACCAAATCCACTATAATCATGAATTCATTCAAAGAGCACTGGACAGTAATAAGAATAATTGCAAATCTTCACAGAAGTTCGAACTAATTGTCTTTGAGCTCAACTCATTCATGTCCTCAAGCAACCCTTTTTCGAACCACAACTTCAAGCTCATAAACGATAAGTACTCGTCCGTGTTGCGCCATTTGAGATCAATGAGAACAAAAATTGGAAGGAAACAGAGGATTTTGAAGTACTTGAAGAGGTTGTTTGGTATTTGTGTGACAGCAACATGTGGCATAGTAGCAATCATGGCCATGGTTATAGCATCACACACTCCTCTAACATCACTATTCATGGGGATagcaattctcaacacccaattGAAGCATCTTAAGAAAAAGCTTAGAAGATGTAGTAGAATTTCATCAAAAAGTGATTCCCTTGGTAAAGTTTATGATCAACTTGATATAGCAGCTAAGGGAACTTACATATTGACCAGAGACTTTGATACAATGAGTAGACTTGTGACAAGGATTCATgatgaaattgaacataacaggaCAATGGTGCAATTCTGTTTGGATAGGAAAGAGGACAAATTCTCTGTGCAGATTGTGAAGGAGCTTGAGAAAAATGATGTTGGGTTTAGGAAACAAGTGAAGGAACTTGAGGAACATGTCTACTTGTGCCTTGTAACAATAAACAAAGCAAGGGCTTTGGTCATTAaggaaatgaaaaaataa
- the LOC107616297 gene encoding UPF0496 protein At1g20180-like isoform X3: protein MEASQGDDQMNINFHEEYLRALRTKSYADCFNKAQLLATQSSINYSHKTFLEFLLEPDQETIPSLVDSATISMTLELRNLMLSYFDISAEASHICTSLLKSINQIHYNHEFIQRALDSNKNNCKSSQKFELIVFELNSFMSSSNPFSNHNFKLINDKYSSVLRHLRSMRTKIGRKQRILKYLKRLFGICVTATCGIVAIMAMVIASHTPLTSLFMGIAILNTQLKHLKKKLRRCSRISSKSDSLGKVYDQLDIAAKGTYILTRDFDTMSRLVTRIHDEIEHNRTMVQFCLDRKEDKFSVQIVKELEKNDVGFRKQVKELEEHVYLCLVTINKARALVIKEMKK from the exons ATGGAAGCCAGCCAAG GTGATGATCAAATGAACATCAACTTTCATGAGGAGTACTTAAGAGCACTTAGGACAAAATCATATGCTGATTGCTTCAACAAAGCTCAATTACTTGCAACACAATCTTCCATAAATTATAGCCACAAAACCTTCTTAGAATTCCTCCTTGAACCTGATCAAGAAACTATCCCATCCCTTGTTGACTCAGCAACAATTTCAATGACTCTAGAACTCAGAAACCTTATGCTAAGCTACTTTGACATTAGTGCCGAGGCATCACACATTTGCACCAGTCTTCTCAAAAGCATCAACCAAATCCACTATAATCATGAATTCATTCAAAGAGCACTGGACAGTAATAAGAATAATTGCAAATCTTCACAGAAGTTCGAACTAATTGTCTTTGAGCTCAACTCATTCATGTCCTCAAGCAACCCTTTTTCGAACCACAACTTCAAGCTCATAAACGATAAGTACTCGTCCGTGTTGCGCCATTTGAGATCAATGAGAACAAAAATTGGAAGGAAACAGAGGATTTTGAAGTACTTGAAGAGGTTGTTTGGTATTTGTGTGACAGCAACATGTGGCATAGTAGCAATCATGGCCATGGTTATAGCATCACACACTCCTCTAACATCACTATTCATGGGGATagcaattctcaacacccaattGAAGCATCTTAAGAAAAAGCTTAGAAGATGTAGTAGAATTTCATCAAAAAGTGATTCCCTTGGTAAAGTTTATGATCAACTTGATATAGCAGCTAAGGGAACTTACATATTGACCAGAGACTTTGATACAATGAGTAGACTTGTGACAAGGATTCATgatgaaattgaacataacaggaCAATGGTGCAATTCTGTTTGGATAGGAAAGAGGACAAATTCTCTGTGCAGATTGTGAAGGAGCTTGAGAAAAATGATGTTGGGTTTAGGAAACAAGTGAAGGAACTTGAGGAACATGTCTACTTGTGCCTTGTAACAATAAACAAAGCAAGGGCTTTGGTCATTAaggaaatgaaaaaataa
- the LOC107616297 gene encoding UPF0496 protein At1g20180-like isoform X1: MEASQDAKKSRGDDQMNINFHEEYLRALRTKSYADCFNKAQLLATQSSINYSHKTFLEFLLEPDQETIPSLVDSATISMTLELRNLMLSYFDISAEASHICTSLLKSINQIHYNHEFIQRALDSNKNNCKSSQKFELIVFELNSFMSSSNPFSNHNFKLINDKYSSVLRHLRSMRTKIGRKQRILKYLKRLFGICVTATCGIVAIMAMVIASHTPLTSLFMGIAILNTQLKHLKKKLRRCSRISSKSDSLGKVYDQLDIAAKGTYILTRDFDTMSRLVTRIHDEIEHNRTMVQFCLDRKEDKFSVQIVKELEKNDVGFRKQVKELEEHVYLCLVTINKARALVIKEMKK, from the exons ATGGAAGCCAGCCAAG ATGCGAAGAAAAGTAGAGGTGATGATCAAATGAACATCAACTTTCATGAGGAGTACTTAAGAGCACTTAGGACAAAATCATATGCTGATTGCTTCAACAAAGCTCAATTACTTGCAACACAATCTTCCATAAATTATAGCCACAAAACCTTCTTAGAATTCCTCCTTGAACCTGATCAAGAAACTATCCCATCCCTTGTTGACTCAGCAACAATTTCAATGACTCTAGAACTCAGAAACCTTATGCTAAGCTACTTTGACATTAGTGCCGAGGCATCACACATTTGCACCAGTCTTCTCAAAAGCATCAACCAAATCCACTATAATCATGAATTCATTCAAAGAGCACTGGACAGTAATAAGAATAATTGCAAATCTTCACAGAAGTTCGAACTAATTGTCTTTGAGCTCAACTCATTCATGTCCTCAAGCAACCCTTTTTCGAACCACAACTTCAAGCTCATAAACGATAAGTACTCGTCCGTGTTGCGCCATTTGAGATCAATGAGAACAAAAATTGGAAGGAAACAGAGGATTTTGAAGTACTTGAAGAGGTTGTTTGGTATTTGTGTGACAGCAACATGTGGCATAGTAGCAATCATGGCCATGGTTATAGCATCACACACTCCTCTAACATCACTATTCATGGGGATagcaattctcaacacccaattGAAGCATCTTAAGAAAAAGCTTAGAAGATGTAGTAGAATTTCATCAAAAAGTGATTCCCTTGGTAAAGTTTATGATCAACTTGATATAGCAGCTAAGGGAACTTACATATTGACCAGAGACTTTGATACAATGAGTAGACTTGTGACAAGGATTCATgatgaaattgaacataacaggaCAATGGTGCAATTCTGTTTGGATAGGAAAGAGGACAAATTCTCTGTGCAGATTGTGAAGGAGCTTGAGAAAAATGATGTTGGGTTTAGGAAACAAGTGAAGGAACTTGAGGAACATGTCTACTTGTGCCTTGTAACAATAAACAAAGCAAGGGCTTTGGTCATTAaggaaatgaaaaaataa
- the LOC107616297 gene encoding UPF0496 protein At1g20180-like isoform X4 codes for MNINFHEEYLRALRTKSYADCFNKAQLLATQSSINYSHKTFLEFLLEPDQETIPSLVDSATISMTLELRNLMLSYFDISAEASHICTSLLKSINQIHYNHEFIQRALDSNKNNCKSSQKFELIVFELNSFMSSSNPFSNHNFKLINDKYSSVLRHLRSMRTKIGRKQRILKYLKRLFGICVTATCGIVAIMAMVIASHTPLTSLFMGIAILNTQLKHLKKKLRRCSRISSKSDSLGKVYDQLDIAAKGTYILTRDFDTMSRLVTRIHDEIEHNRTMVQFCLDRKEDKFSVQIVKELEKNDVGFRKQVKELEEHVYLCLVTINKARALVIKEMKK; via the coding sequence ATGAACATCAACTTTCATGAGGAGTACTTAAGAGCACTTAGGACAAAATCATATGCTGATTGCTTCAACAAAGCTCAATTACTTGCAACACAATCTTCCATAAATTATAGCCACAAAACCTTCTTAGAATTCCTCCTTGAACCTGATCAAGAAACTATCCCATCCCTTGTTGACTCAGCAACAATTTCAATGACTCTAGAACTCAGAAACCTTATGCTAAGCTACTTTGACATTAGTGCCGAGGCATCACACATTTGCACCAGTCTTCTCAAAAGCATCAACCAAATCCACTATAATCATGAATTCATTCAAAGAGCACTGGACAGTAATAAGAATAATTGCAAATCTTCACAGAAGTTCGAACTAATTGTCTTTGAGCTCAACTCATTCATGTCCTCAAGCAACCCTTTTTCGAACCACAACTTCAAGCTCATAAACGATAAGTACTCGTCCGTGTTGCGCCATTTGAGATCAATGAGAACAAAAATTGGAAGGAAACAGAGGATTTTGAAGTACTTGAAGAGGTTGTTTGGTATTTGTGTGACAGCAACATGTGGCATAGTAGCAATCATGGCCATGGTTATAGCATCACACACTCCTCTAACATCACTATTCATGGGGATagcaattctcaacacccaattGAAGCATCTTAAGAAAAAGCTTAGAAGATGTAGTAGAATTTCATCAAAAAGTGATTCCCTTGGTAAAGTTTATGATCAACTTGATATAGCAGCTAAGGGAACTTACATATTGACCAGAGACTTTGATACAATGAGTAGACTTGTGACAAGGATTCATgatgaaattgaacataacaggaCAATGGTGCAATTCTGTTTGGATAGGAAAGAGGACAAATTCTCTGTGCAGATTGTGAAGGAGCTTGAGAAAAATGATGTTGGGTTTAGGAAACAAGTGAAGGAACTTGAGGAACATGTCTACTTGTGCCTTGTAACAATAAACAAAGCAAGGGCTTTGGTCATTAaggaaatgaaaaaataa